From Myxosarcina sp. GI1, the proteins below share one genomic window:
- a CDS encoding cation-transporting P-type ATPase, with product MTTAKDLPDLERVSSLSATEILQNLSVETERGLNNSEIEPRREKYGSNRLQQFQRRSSWQILIAQFKSPIIALLAVAAVLSFAFQEWIEGIAILIAILLNAAIGFFTEIKAVRSMESLQQLSQTKTLVRREGQVTEINAEELVPGDIVVLDSGDLVAADLRIIEASKLQADESALTGESVPVSKTTEKLEADLPLAERKNMLFKGTAITRGSGEGVVVATGMDTELGHISSLTAEAEEEVTPLEKRLDSLGRRLIWVTIAIAVLVAVTGIISGRELRVMVEIAIALSVAAVPEGLPIVATVALARGIWRMAKRNALIERLSAVETLGATSIICTDKTGTLTENRMTVAQIAVDEGEIEVTGKGLEVEGEFIEGENHLNPGDRQVLQAILEVGVLCNNASLPQESTNEESKITGDPMEIALLVAGAKGNFWRNELVEGQPEVNEEAFDAETKMMATYHEAEGQYRVAVKGAPESILPVCSYYLTDEGTKEIDRQKYEAWQEKCDRLARDGLRILALAQKTVANREVEPYEDLTLLGVVGLLDPPRQDVKQALKACHDAGIRAIMVTGDQPVTARNIGLAVGLTTESEAEAEQGKALKSPEDLSQQEHERLRQVPIFARVSPEQKLNLIALHQEAGSVVAMTGDGVNDAPALKKADIGVAMGKRGTQVAREAADMVLQDDAFSTIIAAVEQGRSIFNNIRKFTLYLLSGNMGEIMAVAAASLTNAPLPLLPLQILFINAVNDVFPALALGVGAGNPTLMQPPPRDSKEPILTRGHWLAIALYGLLIAIPTLGALALALLYLQVEQERAITISFLTLAFGRLWHVFNMRDSGTGLFRNEVTTNPYIWGAIVICTGLLLLAVYLPGLSDVLQTVYPGLEGWLLVIGSSLIPLIIGQIVKQFRSSNNKKSV from the coding sequence ATGACCACAGCCAAAGACTTACCAGACTTAGAACGAGTAAGCTCCCTTAGCGCGACCGAAATTTTACAAAATCTCTCAGTAGAAACAGAAAGAGGATTAAATAATTCAGAAATAGAGCCAAGAAGAGAAAAGTATGGCTCCAATCGACTACAGCAATTCCAACGCCGCAGTTCTTGGCAGATCCTCATCGCTCAGTTTAAAAGTCCAATTATTGCTCTCTTAGCAGTAGCGGCAGTTCTTTCCTTTGCTTTTCAAGAATGGATTGAAGGAATCGCAATTTTAATTGCCATTTTACTCAATGCTGCGATCGGCTTTTTTACCGAAATCAAAGCAGTGCGATCGATGGAGTCTTTGCAGCAACTCAGTCAGACTAAAACCTTAGTCCGTCGCGAAGGTCAAGTAACAGAGATTAACGCCGAAGAACTGGTACCTGGAGATATTGTAGTCTTAGATAGTGGCGATTTGGTAGCAGCAGATTTACGTATTATTGAAGCTTCCAAACTGCAAGCCGATGAGTCGGCTTTGACTGGAGAGTCAGTTCCCGTAAGCAAAACTACAGAAAAATTAGAGGCAGATTTACCTCTAGCCGAGCGCAAAAATATGCTGTTTAAAGGTACGGCAATTACTAGAGGTTCTGGTGAGGGAGTTGTAGTAGCAACGGGAATGGATACGGAGTTGGGTCATATTTCTTCACTGACGGCAGAAGCAGAAGAAGAAGTTACGCCCTTAGAAAAAAGACTCGATAGCTTGGGACGCAGGTTAATCTGGGTGACGATCGCTATTGCGGTTTTGGTAGCTGTAACGGGAATTATCAGCGGCAGAGAACTACGAGTGATGGTGGAAATTGCCATTGCTCTATCGGTAGCGGCAGTACCCGAAGGATTGCCTATCGTGGCGACGGTTGCCCTGGCGCGGGGAATTTGGCGCATGGCAAAACGCAATGCTTTAATCGAGCGTCTGTCGGCGGTAGAAACTCTGGGAGCTACCAGTATTATCTGTACCGATAAGACAGGAACTCTGACTGAAAACCGCATGACGGTAGCTCAGATAGCTGTGGACGAAGGAGAGATTGAAGTTACGGGAAAAGGCTTGGAAGTTGAAGGAGAATTTATTGAAGGAGAAAACCACCTCAATCCAGGCGATCGCCAAGTCCTACAGGCAATTTTAGAGGTAGGCGTGTTGTGTAATAATGCTTCTTTACCACAAGAATCAACCAATGAAGAAAGTAAGATAACTGGCGATCCAATGGAAATCGCTCTATTGGTTGCAGGAGCAAAAGGCAATTTTTGGCGTAACGAATTAGTCGAGGGACAGCCAGAAGTCAACGAAGAAGCTTTCGATGCCGAAACTAAAATGATGGCGACATATCATGAAGCAGAAGGACAATATCGCGTTGCGGTCAAAGGTGCGCCAGAATCTATTTTACCAGTTTGTTCTTATTATTTAACTGATGAGGGAACTAAAGAAATCGATCGCCAAAAATATGAAGCATGGCAGGAAAAATGCGATCGCCTGGCAAGAGATGGCTTGAGAATTTTAGCTCTCGCACAAAAGACCGTTGCCAATAGAGAAGTCGAACCCTACGAAGATCTAACTCTACTTGGCGTAGTCGGATTATTAGATCCACCTCGACAAGATGTCAAACAAGCCCTCAAAGCCTGTCACGATGCTGGTATCAGGGCGATTATGGTTACAGGCGACCAGCCAGTAACAGCGCGTAATATTGGTTTGGCAGTCGGTCTGACTACCGAATCGGAAGCCGAAGCCGAACAGGGAAAAGCTTTAAAAAGCCCCGAAGATTTATCACAACAAGAACACGAACGGCTAAGACAAGTACCGATTTTTGCTCGCGTCAGCCCCGAACAAAAACTCAATCTAATTGCTCTGCATCAAGAAGCTGGCTCTGTAGTAGCGATGACGGGCGACGGCGTTAACGATGCCCCTGCCTTAAAAAAAGCCGATATTGGCGTAGCTATGGGCAAACGCGGTACTCAAGTAGCCCGCGAAGCAGCCGATATGGTGCTGCAAGACGATGCTTTCAGCACGATTATTGCCGCTGTCGAACAAGGGCGATCGATTTTTAACAATATTCGTAAATTTACCCTTTATTTGCTTTCTGGGAACATGGGAGAAATCATGGCAGTGGCTGCAGCATCTCTTACAAATGCACCCCTACCTTTGTTACCTTTACAAATTTTGTTTATCAATGCTGTAAATGATGTCTTTCCCGCTCTAGCTCTAGGAGTTGGTGCTGGCAATCCTACCCTAATGCAGCCTCCTCCTCGCGACTCAAAAGAGCCGATTTTAACCAGGGGTCACTGGCTGGCGATCGCACTTTACGGGCTGCTAATTGCCATACCTACACTCGGAGCTTTGGCGCTCGCCCTATTGTATCTACAAGTAGAGCAGGAAAGAGCAATTACTATATCTTTTTTAACCTTGGCATTTGGAAGACTGTGGCACGTTTTTAATATGCGCGACTCTGGTACGGGTTTGTTTCGCAATGAAGTAACTACCAATCCTTATATTTGGGGTGCAATAGTAATCTGTACGGGTTTATTATTACTAGCCGTTTATTTACCAGGTCTGTCTGATGTGTTGCAAACCGTTTATCCTGGTTTAGAGGGATGGTTATTAGTTATCGGTAGTAGCTTAATTCCCTTGATTATCGGGCAAATAGTCAAACAGTTTAGAAGCAGCAATAATAAAAAATCTGTTTGA
- a CDS encoding anti-sigma factor: protein MALLSSECEQLLVAGYVLGNLNPVEAALFKEILAENPELIQQVAEFQQALTLAYESPEVALPNGLKAKILAAVPDESANTRANRNSRVKLLGLPKLKLPWFKVLGAIAAAAIVGLGIANYRLWQTLQTAALEAPVFRQLVYTLQSQEAEGPVVIFSISPDRLEGRLRAFGLEPLPADRVYVLWTVVGKDAPFTTDNKGAILTAVFHVNEDGTLSRNIFVPEVYQTSQAIQKVAVTIENKSAPQAHLGSILLVADRPQNALKKPEIAFKNNVR, encoded by the coding sequence ATGGCTCTACTCTCATCAGAATGCGAACAGTTGCTTGTTGCGGGCTACGTGTTAGGAAATCTCAATCCCGTAGAAGCAGCCTTATTTAAAGAAATACTAGCAGAAAACCCAGAATTAATTCAGCAGGTAGCTGAATTTCAGCAAGCTTTGACCCTGGCATACGAGTCTCCAGAGGTCGCACTGCCGAACGGACTAAAAGCCAAAATTTTAGCCGCAGTCCCCGACGAGTCTGCCAATACTAGAGCGAATAGAAATTCAAGAGTTAAGCTTTTAGGATTACCCAAGCTTAAATTGCCCTGGTTTAAAGTTTTAGGAGCGATCGCAGCAGCAGCGATTGTAGGCTTAGGTATTGCTAATTACCGTCTCTGGCAAACATTACAGACAGCTGCGTTAGAAGCACCAGTTTTCAGACAACTAGTCTATACCCTACAAAGTCAAGAAGCTGAGGGACCAGTAGTAATTTTCTCTATTAGCCCCGATCGTTTAGAAGGAAGGCTAAGAGCGTTCGGTCTAGAACCTCTACCTGCCGATCGAGTTTATGTTTTATGGACTGTAGTAGGTAAAGACGCTCCCTTTACCACCGATAACAAAGGAGCTATTTTAACCGCAGTCTTTCATGTAAATGAAGATGGAACCCTATCTAGAAATATTTTCGTGCCAGAAGTCTATCAAACCAGCCAAGCGATTCAAAAAGTTGCGGTAACTATAGAAAACAAATCCGCTCCCCAGGCTCATCTAGGCTCAATCTTACTAGTTGCCGACCGACCTCAAAATGCCTTAAAAAAACCTGAAATTGCTTTCAAAAATAACGTTAGATAA
- a CDS encoding sigma-70 family RNA polymerase sigma factor, with translation MSSEPPSHASNTSKLCQSDAELFLLLRRGQKTALALLYDRHATLVYGIALKLLENTQEAEDLTQDIFLTLKQCSYNSTRGSLRTYLAILTRSRALDLLRTRTRDRRQLRKQIRDERAKVTSDNPMEEVFRVERSQEVQYALAQLSVKEQQVLKMTYYEGLSQSEIASQLEMPVGTVKSKARRGLLKLRQTLADVVEKL, from the coding sequence ATGTCCTCGGAACCTCCAAGTCATGCTTCTAATACGAGTAAGCTTTGCCAAAGCGATGCAGAGCTATTTTTGCTTTTGCGTAGGGGACAAAAAACTGCTTTGGCTCTTTTGTACGACCGCCATGCTACACTAGTTTATGGAATAGCTTTAAAATTACTAGAAAATACCCAAGAAGCAGAAGATCTCACTCAGGATATTTTTTTAACTCTAAAGCAGTGTTCTTACAACTCCACACGAGGATCTTTACGTACTTATTTAGCAATTCTGACGCGATCGCGAGCCTTAGATTTATTAAGAACCCGTACTAGAGATCGGAGGCAATTACGCAAGCAAATAAGGGACGAACGTGCTAAAGTAACGTCTGACAATCCAATGGAAGAAGTATTTCGAGTAGAGCGATCGCAAGAAGTGCAATATGCTCTCGCTCAGTTGTCCGTAAAAGAACAACAAGTTTTAAAAATGACGTATTATGAGGGGTTAAGTCAGTCAGAAATAGCTTCGCAGTTAGAAATGCCAGTAGGAACGGTAAAATCTAAAGCGCGACGTGGATTACTGAAGTTGCGTCAGACACTTGCAGATGTTGTGGAGAAATTATAA
- the pruA gene encoding L-glutamate gamma-semialdehyde dehydrogenase has translation MVVQIDKNIKADRPYEAKTQEIAKQLIETTREKNNFFAQMRDQMRWDDKLLDWTMANPGLRVQMFRFIDTIPALQSKSEVALHLQQYMSDEAVELPAALKGILNFTEPNSFPAQTAAATITKAVETLAYKYIAGEDIAEVIKAIARMRKDGMTFTIDLLGEAVITETEAEAYLQKYLELISQLSETAKNWKRTEGIDLAEGKELPQVQVSAKLTAFYSQFDPLDPEGSKARVCDRIRVLLRHAKEHGAAVHFDMEQYEYKDLTLAILKELLTEDEFRDRNDIGITLQAYLRDSYRDLEDLIEWAKQRGNPVTIRLVKGAYWDRETIRALQNHWQQPVYDYKKATDVNFERMTRLLLENHQYVYAAIGSHNVRSQALACAIAETLEIPPRRFEMQVLYGMGDKLAKALVKRGHRVRVYAPYGKLLPGMAYLIRRLLENTANSSFLRQNQEQKPIEELIAPPIVKTEELEREHERESNVTFANAPDTDYSDSELRIKAQQDLETVRKSLGKTYLPLIDGEYVETDNYIDSVNPSRDSEVIGKVGQISLEQSERAMEAAKAAFSGWKNTPVKKRANILRKAAEIMESRRHELNAWICLEVGKILAQADGEVSEAIDFCRYYADEMERLDAGYNYDIAGETNRYFYQPKGIAVVISPWNFPMAIATGMTVAALVTGNCTLLKPAATSAVIAAKLTEILIEAGIPKGVLQYVPGKGSEVGNYLVEHKDTHVIAFTGSREVGCSIYAQAATLQPGQKHLKKVIAEMGGKNAIIVDESADLDLAVAGVVQSAFGYTGQKCSACSRVIVAESIYDTFLSRLVEATKSLNVGAADNPSTQVGPVIDSKARDRILEYIERGKQESQLALAMTAPEGGYFVPPTILSGVTTDNTIAQEEIFGPVLAVMRASNFDEALKIANGTDYALTGGLYSRTPSRIDKAYREFEVGNLYINRNITGAIVSRQPFGGFKLSGVGSKAGGPDYLLQFLDPRVVTENVQRQGFAPITGNE, from the coding sequence GTGGTCGTTCAAATAGATAAAAATATTAAAGCCGATCGCCCCTACGAGGCAAAAACCCAGGAAATTGCCAAACAGCTAATTGAAACCACTAGAGAAAAAAACAATTTCTTTGCCCAGATGCGCGACCAAATGCGTTGGGATGACAAGCTTCTAGATTGGACGATGGCTAATCCAGGGTTAAGGGTGCAAATGTTTCGCTTTATTGATACTATTCCCGCACTGCAAAGCAAATCGGAAGTTGCTCTGCATCTGCAACAGTATATGAGTGATGAAGCGGTGGAATTACCAGCAGCACTAAAAGGTATTCTTAATTTCACCGAACCAAATTCTTTTCCAGCCCAAACTGCGGCAGCAACCATTACTAAAGCCGTTGAAACTCTAGCATATAAATATATTGCAGGAGAAGATATCGCCGAAGTAATTAAAGCGATCGCCAGAATGCGGAAAGACGGCATGACTTTTACCATCGATCTCTTAGGTGAGGCGGTAATTACCGAAACCGAAGCCGAGGCTTATTTACAGAAGTATTTAGAGCTTATTTCTCAATTAAGCGAAACAGCTAAAAATTGGAAACGCACCGAAGGCATAGATTTAGCTGAGGGTAAAGAGTTACCCCAGGTGCAGGTATCGGCAAAGTTAACCGCCTTTTATTCTCAATTCGATCCTCTAGATCCCGAAGGTAGTAAAGCCAGGGTATGCGATCGCATTCGAGTTCTATTGCGTCACGCCAAAGAACATGGCGCGGCTGTCCATTTTGATATGGAACAGTACGAATATAAAGATTTAACCCTGGCAATTCTCAAAGAACTACTCACAGAAGACGAGTTTCGCGATCGCAACGATATTGGTATTACCCTACAGGCTTATTTACGTGACTCCTATCGGGACTTAGAAGATTTAATCGAGTGGGCAAAACAGCGCGGCAACCCCGTTACTATCAGATTGGTTAAAGGAGCTTACTGGGATCGAGAAACCATTAGAGCTTTACAAAATCACTGGCAGCAGCCCGTATACGACTATAAGAAGGCAACCGATGTCAATTTCGAGCGCATGACTCGCTTATTGCTAGAAAATCATCAGTACGTCTATGCAGCTATTGGCAGTCATAATGTCCGTTCACAGGCTCTAGCTTGCGCGATCGCCGAAACTTTAGAAATTCCTCCCCGTCGCTTTGAGATGCAGGTGCTGTACGGCATGGGAGATAAATTAGCTAAAGCTTTAGTCAAGCGCGGACATCGGGTGAGAGTCTACGCTCCTTACGGTAAGCTATTGCCAGGAATGGCGTATTTAATCCGCCGTCTATTAGAAAATACGGCAAATAGTTCATTTTTACGGCAAAATCAGGAGCAGAAACCTATAGAAGAGTTAATCGCTCCACCGATTGTAAAAACAGAGGAGTTAGAGCGAGAACACGAGCGAGAAAGTAATGTTACTTTTGCCAATGCCCCCGATACAGATTATTCCGACAGCGAACTTAGAATAAAAGCCCAACAGGATTTAGAAACTGTACGTAAATCTCTAGGTAAGACCTATTTACCTCTAATCGATGGCGAATACGTAGAAACTGATAACTATATCGACTCCGTCAATCCTTCCAGAGACTCAGAAGTAATCGGCAAAGTCGGTCAAATTTCTCTAGAACAGTCAGAAAGAGCGATGGAAGCTGCTAAAGCTGCTTTCTCTGGTTGGAAAAATACGCCAGTTAAAAAGCGAGCTAATATACTGCGTAAAGCAGCCGAGATTATGGAGTCGCGGCGACACGAACTAAACGCCTGGATTTGCTTGGAAGTAGGAAAAATTCTCGCTCAAGCAGATGGCGAGGTTTCAGAGGCGATCGATTTTTGTCGCTACTATGCCGACGAAATGGAAAGATTGGATGCTGGCTACAACTACGATATTGCAGGAGAAACTAACCGCTACTTCTATCAACCCAAAGGTATTGCCGTCGTTATTTCGCCCTGGAATTTTCCTATGGCGATCGCTACTGGGATGACTGTGGCTGCTTTGGTAACAGGCAACTGTACTCTACTTAAACCTGCCGCAACTTCGGCGGTAATTGCCGCCAAACTAACCGAAATCTTAATTGAAGCAGGTATTCCCAAAGGAGTTTTGCAATACGTCCCTGGTAAGGGTTCGGAAGTTGGAAATTATTTAGTAGAACACAAAGACACCCACGTTATCGCCTTTACGGGTTCGCGAGAAGTTGGCTGTAGCATTTACGCCCAAGCTGCTACTCTACAGCCAGGTCAAAAACATCTTAAAAAAGTCATTGCCGAGATGGGCGGTAAAAACGCAATTATTGTCGATGAAAGTGCCGACCTCGATTTGGCAGTAGCGGGAGTAGTTCAATCGGCGTTTGGCTATACGGGACAAAAATGTTCTGCCTGTTCGCGGGTAATCGTTGCCGAATCTATTTACGACACTTTCTTATCCAGACTAGTAGAAGCAACCAAATCTCTCAACGTTGGTGCTGCCGATAATCCCAGCACACAAGTAGGTCCCGTAATCGATTCTAAGGCACGCGATCGCATTTTAGAATACATCGAGCGAGGCAAACAAGAAAGCCAACTGGCATTGGCAATGACTGCACCAGAGGGTGGTTATTTTGTTCCTCCGACAATTTTAAGTGGAGTAACCACCGATAATACTATTGCCCAGGAAGAAATCTTTGGTCCCGTTTTAGCAGTAATGCGGGCAAGTAATTTTGATGAAGCTCTTAAAATCGCTAACGGCACCGACTACGCTCTAACAGGCGGTTTGTATTCTCGCACTCCCAGCCGTATTGACAAAGCTTATCGAGAATTTGAAGTAGGAAATCTTTATATCAACCGTAATATTACTGGCGCGATTGTTTCTCGTCAGCCTTTTGGCGGCTTTAAACTGTCTGGGGTTGGTTCTAAAGCAGGAGGACCAGATTATCTCTTGCAGTTCCTCGACCCCCGTGTAGTTACAGAAAATGTTCAGCGTCAGGGTTTTGCACCCATTACAGGAAATGAATAA
- a CDS encoding glycoside hydrolase 100 family protein gives MVLANKKSIIQQANELLEQSIIYYQNRPVGTVAATDSERDALNYDQCFIRDFVPAALVFLIQGKTDILHNFFMETVVLQKQERRIDCYQAPPGLMPASFKVESGEVEQYLHADFGDKAIGRVTPIDSCLWWIILLRAYVKATDDISIAHRPDFQEALKFILNICLGPQFEMTPTLLVPDGACMIDRRMGVDGYPLEIQALFYAALRSARELLITDTEGKNTIARINNRLSSFVFHMRYYYWLDLKKLNEIHRYQGDQFGESVVNKFNIYPESIPYWITEWMPDRGGYLAGNLGPGRMDFRFFSLGNLMAIISSLTTDHESHEILNLIEERWDSLIGKMPMKICFPAVEGLAWQIITGSDPKNTPWSYHNGGSWPILLWMLMAAAQKMERAEIGERAVAIAETRLMDDRWPEYYDGKNGRLVGKSARMFQTWTIAGWLLAKLLRDNPRCLKFICFEQDTEADACTI, from the coding sequence ATGGTACTTGCTAATAAAAAATCGATTATCCAGCAAGCCAACGAACTATTAGAACAGTCAATTATTTATTACCAAAACCGTCCTGTAGGTACTGTGGCTGCTACCGATTCGGAGAGGGATGCACTCAACTACGACCAGTGTTTTATCCGCGATTTCGTACCCGCAGCTTTAGTATTCTTGATTCAGGGGAAAACCGACATTCTCCATAACTTTTTTATGGAAACTGTCGTGCTTCAAAAGCAAGAAAGACGTATTGACTGCTATCAAGCACCTCCTGGTTTGATGCCAGCTAGTTTTAAAGTTGAGTCTGGAGAGGTAGAACAATATCTCCATGCTGATTTTGGCGATAAAGCAATTGGTAGAGTTACGCCAATTGATTCTTGTTTGTGGTGGATTATCCTTTTAAGAGCCTATGTCAAAGCTACCGATGACATTAGTATCGCTCATCGTCCCGACTTTCAGGAGGCACTAAAATTTATTCTCAATATTTGTTTGGGACCTCAGTTTGAAATGACTCCTACCTTGCTCGTCCCCGATGGTGCCTGTATGATCGATCGCCGCATGGGAGTAGATGGTTATCCTTTGGAAATTCAGGCATTGTTTTATGCTGCCTTGCGATCGGCAAGGGAATTGTTAATTACCGACACTGAAGGCAAAAACACTATCGCTCGTATCAACAATCGTCTGAGCAGTTTTGTCTTTCATATGCGTTATTACTATTGGCTCGATCTCAAAAAGCTCAATGAAATACACCGCTATCAGGGAGACCAGTTTGGCGAGTCGGTAGTTAATAAGTTTAATATTTATCCCGAATCTATCCCTTACTGGATAACAGAGTGGATGCCCGACCGCGGTGGCTATCTAGCTGGCAATCTCGGTCCAGGACGCATGGACTTTCGCTTTTTCAGCCTGGGCAATTTGATGGCGATTATTTCTTCCCTGACTACAGACCACGAATCTCATGAAATTTTGAATTTAATCGAAGAGCGCTGGGATAGCTTGATAGGCAAAATGCCAATGAAAATCTGTTTTCCTGCTGTAGAAGGTTTGGCATGGCAAATTATTACTGGTTCCGATCCTAAAAATACTCCCTGGTCTTATCACAACGGCGGCAGTTGGCCGATTTTATTGTGGATGCTAATGGCAGCCGCTCAAAAAATGGAGCGTGCCGAAATTGGGGAACGGGCTGTGGCGATCGCCGAAACTCGTTTGATGGATGACCGCTGGCCCGAATATTACGATGGTAAAAATGGTCGTTTGGTCGGTAAATCCGCCAGAATGTTTCAAACCTGGACGATTGCTGGTTGGTTACTGGCAAAATTACTGAGGGATAATCCTCGATGTTTGAAGTTTATTTGTTTCGAGCAAGACACCGAAGCCGATGCCTGTACGATCTAA
- a CDS encoding NYN domain-containing protein: MESYNNYIRDRLSIFVDGNNMFYAQQKNGWFFDPRRVLDFFANDPTVILVNAFWYTGLKDAQDQRGFRDALISLGYTVRTKILKEYYDDASGRYSQKANLDIEIVVDMFNTVEQYDRVVLFSGDGDFERAIELLRSKNTHITVVSTEGMIARELRNATDRYIDLNDIRNSIEKSDF, translated from the coding sequence ATGGAATCTTATAACAATTACATAAGAGATCGTCTATCTATATTTGTAGACGGCAATAATATGTTTTATGCCCAACAAAAAAATGGCTGGTTTTTCGATCCCAGAAGAGTATTAGATTTTTTTGCTAACGATCCGACGGTAATCTTAGTCAATGCCTTTTGGTACACTGGCTTAAAAGATGCCCAGGATCAGAGAGGATTTCGCGATGCCTTGATTAGTCTGGGGTATACGGTTAGAACCAAAATTCTCAAAGAATATTATGACGATGCTTCTGGTCGCTACTCGCAAAAAGCTAATCTGGATATTGAAATTGTAGTAGATATGTTTAATACTGTAGAACAGTACGATCGAGTAGTTTTATTTAGTGGAGACGGTGATTTTGAGCGAGCGATCGAACTGTTACGCTCGAAAAATACTCATATTACGGTAGTTTCTACTGAAGGCATGATTGCCAGAGAACTTCGTAATGCTACCGATCGCTATATCGATCTCAACGAT